Proteins encoded by one window of Aspergillus puulaauensis MK2 DNA, chromosome 4, nearly complete sequence:
- a CDS encoding glycoside hydrolase family 128 protein (CAZy:GH128;~COG:S;~EggNog:ENOG410PPKI;~InterPro:IPR017853,IPR024655;~PFAM:PF11790): protein MVSFKYIATALMATAAIAAPHGHLHSHSRVTKRQSSSKRGAAYNDASTVQSLADSGSVSWAYDWNMYTMGDLPSNIEFVPMLWGSKMFTGWFSAIQTLLNSGNSHILGFNEPDMESQAAMSSSDAANYYRKYISPLSGKAKLVSPAVTNGVGDDKGLDWMRNFLNSCTDCNVEALAVHWYGDSADDFKSFVQQATDLANEFNLAETWVTEFALNSDMAGSGGTDESTNFLSDVLPWLDQQDSVARYAYYMCAEGFLLSGSDLSISGKAYTSSS from the coding sequence ATGGTCTCCTTCAAGTACATTGCTACCGCTCTCATGGCcactgctgccattgccGCTCCCCACGGCCACCTTCACTCTCACTCCCGCGTCACCAAGCGCCAGTCCTCCTCTAAGCGCGGTGCTGCCTACAACGACGCCTCCACCGTCCAGTCCCTCGCCGACAGCGGCTCCGTCTCCTGGGCCTACGACTGGAACATGTACACCATGGGTGACCTTCCTTCCAACATTGAGTTCGTCCCCATGCTCTGGGGATCCAAGATGTTCACTGGTTGGTTCTCCGCCATCCAGACCCTCCTCAACAGCGGCAACAGCCACATCCTCGGCTTCAACGAGCCCGACATGGAGTCCCAAGCCGCCATGTCTTCTTCCGATGCCGCCAACTACTACCGCAAGTACATCTCCCCGCTCAGCGGCAAGGCGAAGCTCGTCTCGCCCGCTGTCACCAACGGCGTCGGTGATGACAAGGGCCTCGACTGGATGCGCAACTTCCTCAACTCCTGCACGGACTGCAATGTCGAGGCCCTGGCGGTGCACTGGTACGGTGACTCTGCAGACGATTTCAAGAGCTTCGTCCAACAGGCTACTGACCTTGCCAATGAGTTCAACCTGGCTGAGACCTGGGTTACTGAGTTTGCTCTCAACTCCGATatggctggctctggtggCACCGACGAGTCGACCAACTTTTTGAGTGATGTCCTCCCCTGGTTGGACCAGCAGGATAGCGTTGCTCGCTACGCCTACTACATGTGTGCCGAAGGTTTCTTGCTCAGTGGAAGTGACCTGAGCATCAGCGGCAAGGCTTacacttcttcttcgtga
- the SWD3 gene encoding WD40 repeat domain-containing protein (COG:S;~EggNog:ENOG410PIXX;~InterPro:IPR036322,IPR015943,IPR001680,IPR019775, IPR020472,IPR017986;~PFAM:PF00400;~go_function: GO:0005515 - protein binding [Evidence IEA]), with product MVEMAHASKRRRLTPSPPPISSPIETSSDELAAGSDHDQERRRVSLTAYPPKRPYPRSRSFSSSESPDELAMDADEYWRSRNRGRDSPWARSDDENEADEENDDDANDDLNDDVNDTEMNGDVGGMEAARENNGEIGGYSDRSPTPVPPPPPPKPDSVNYRQRFLLRGHLRGVSAVKYSPDASMIASGGADGAVKVWGANTGKLIHTFEGHLAGVSTISWSPDGATIASGSDDKTIRLWNVLTGKSHPTPFIGHHNYVYSIAFSPKGNMLVSGSYDEAVFLWDVRSARVMKSLPAHSDPVSGIDVVWDGTLLASCATDGLVRIWDTATGQCLRTLVHEDNPPVSAVKFSPNGKYVLAWTLDDCVRLWDYVEGRCLKTYQGHENRKYSLSGGFGVYGQVTPRTPGYAFAVSGSEDGAVLCWDVVSKKVLQRIEGHSGVVLGVDTCSTSQGRYLVSCGLDMTVRVWEEVTGTEPEETGVPDPGHEPGPEPESEAREGPDRNQDQDQDQDRQGDEGQDKDTEMGEAAELDPEARDPT from the exons ATGGTCGAAATGGCCCACGCCTCCAAACGCCGCCGTTTGACCCCCTCCCCGCCGCCCATCTCCTCTCCCATTGAAACTTCCTCCGACGAACTCGCCGCTGGCTCCGATCATGACCAGGAGCGCCGTCGCGTGAGTCTCACAGCGTACCCGCCAAAACGGCCATACCCTCGATCCCGCAGTTTCAGTAGTTCTGAGAGTCCTGATGAATTGGCTATGGATGCGGACGAGTACTGGCGTTCTCGCAATCGCGGGCGCGATTCACCCTGGGCTCGCTCCGATGATGAGAACGAAGCAGACGAAGAGAATGACGATGATGCGAACGACGACCTAAATGATGACGTTAATGACACAGAAATGAATGGCGATGTTGGTGGTATGGAGGCTGCGAGGGAGAATAACGGCGAGATAGGAGGATATTCAGATCGCTCGCCGACACCTgtaccgccgccgccgccgcccaaaCCAGACTCGGTGAATTATCGACAGAGGTTTCTACTAAGAGGGCATTTACGGGGAGTATCGGCGGTGAAATATTCGCCAGATGCGTCCATGATTGCCAGTGGAG GAGCGGACGGCGCAGTGAAAGTCTGGGGTGCGAATACGGGGAAATTGATACATACCTTTGAAGGGCATCTCGCCGGTGTATCAACGATATCATGGAGTCCAGACGGCGCGACCATTGCTTCAGGGTCAGACGACAAGACCATCCGGTTGTGGAATGTCCTAACA GGCAAATCACACCCAACTCCCTTCATCGGCCACCACAACTACGTTTactccatcgccttctcccCCAAAGGCAACATGCTCGTCAGCGGTTCTTATGACGAAGCCGTTTTTCTCTGGGACGTGCGGTCCGCGCGCGTCATGAAATCGCTCCCCGCGCACTCCGACCCCGTCAGCGGCATCGATGTTGTTTGGGACGGCACACTCCTCGCATCATGCGCAACAGACGGCCTAGTCCGTATCTGGGACACAGCAACAGGACAATGCCTTCGGACCCTAGTACACGAAGACAACCCGCCCGTGTCGGCGGTGAAATTCTCCCCGAATGGAAAATACGTGCTCGCGTGGACGCTGGACGATTGCGTGAGACTATGGGACTACGTCGAGGGCCGCTGTCTAAAAACGTACCAGGGCCACGAGAACCGAAAGTACAGTCTTTCCGGTGGCTTCGGTGTTTACGGGCAAGTGACGCCGCGAACACCGGGGTATGCATTCGCAGTTAGTGGTAGCGAGGACGGAGCTGTGCTCTGCTGGGATGTCGTGAGTAAGAAGGTCCTCCAGCGGATTGAGGGCCACTCGGGTGTCGTTCTCGGTGTGGATACCTGCTCAACGAGTCAGGGAAGGTATCTCGTGAGTTGTGGGTTGGATATGACAGTCCGGGTTTGGGAGGAGGTCACTGGAACCGAGCCCGAGGAGACGGGCGTGCCTGACCCTGGACATGAACCTGGACCTGAACCCGAGTCAGAGGCGCGTGAAGGCCCAGACCgcaaccaagaccaagaccaagaccaagatcGCCAGGGGGATGAGGGCCAGGATAAGGATACCGAAATGGGCGAGGCCGCTGAGCTGGATCCCGAAGCGAGAGATCCCACCTAG